One window from the genome of Pantoea cypripedii encodes:
- a CDS encoding ABC transporter ATP-binding protein — protein MPLLQLKNLEKHYGQQVVLERLNISVEEGEFVAIVGASGCGKTTFLNMLLGTEAPTKGALLLDGEPIPDEPDAHRGVVFQRYSVFPHLTVLGNVMLAEEFSTARWLGRVWGRKRQAIRQRAQAMLAQVGLEHAQSKYPHQLSGGMQQRLALAQALMKRPRILLLDEPFGALDPGIRSEMHQLITQLWQQHGLTIFMITHDLKEGFSLASRLLVFDKLRHDPHAPEAWGATITYDLPLDRQRPADAPLTESQVA, from the coding sequence ATGCCCTTACTGCAACTGAAAAACCTTGAGAAGCACTATGGTCAGCAGGTGGTGCTGGAGCGTCTGAACATCAGCGTGGAAGAGGGAGAATTTGTGGCGATTGTCGGCGCGTCCGGCTGCGGCAAAACCACCTTTCTCAATATGCTGCTCGGCACCGAAGCCCCGACCAAAGGCGCACTGCTGCTGGATGGTGAACCGATCCCCGATGAACCCGATGCCCACCGTGGTGTGGTGTTTCAGCGCTACTCGGTGTTCCCGCATCTGACGGTGCTGGGCAACGTGATGCTGGCGGAAGAGTTCAGCACCGCACGTTGGCTGGGACGCGTCTGGGGACGCAAACGTCAGGCCATCCGCCAGCGCGCGCAGGCGATGCTGGCGCAGGTGGGCCTCGAACATGCGCAAAGCAAGTATCCGCATCAGCTGTCCGGCGGGATGCAACAGCGACTGGCACTGGCGCAGGCGCTGATGAAGCGACCGCGCATTCTGCTGCTGGATGAACCCTTTGGCGCGCTCGATCCCGGTATCCGCAGCGAGATGCATCAGCTGATTACCCAGTTGTGGCAGCAGCATGGTCTGACCATCTTCATGATCACCCACGATCTGAAAGAAGGCTTCAGCCTCGCCTCGCGTCTGCTGGTCTTCGACAAGCTGCGCCACGATCCCCACGCGCCGGAAGCCTGGGGTGCAACCATTACCTACGACCTGCCACTCGATCGGCAGCGGCCTGCCGATGCGCCGCTGACGGAATCGCAGGTCGCCTGA
- a CDS encoding urea amidolyase associated protein UAAP1 — MTTSYQTTLPAGSHWSFVMRSGTALTLTDVAGGANVGMLFYNPENLLERYNAPDTLKCQHTFRLTAGHCLYSDMGRIFCGIEADSFGWHESVCGTLNAPQTAALFGASDYQQARNQRHQNGYDSFLVELAKYGLGKRDMAACINFFAQVRADDNGTLQREQQGAAGAQVRLRFAMDTLVVLHTCPHPLTPAGDYPYPPLGLQIDAQRAPLPEICLQRAENQRGLRNNALYQLQGEL, encoded by the coding sequence ATGACTACCTCATACCAGACAACGTTACCGGCTGGTTCGCACTGGTCGTTTGTTATGCGCAGCGGCACTGCGCTGACCCTCACCGATGTGGCGGGCGGCGCGAATGTCGGCATGCTGTTTTACAACCCGGAAAACCTGCTGGAGCGTTACAACGCGCCGGACACCCTCAAGTGCCAGCACACCTTTCGCCTTACCGCCGGGCACTGCCTCTACTCGGACATGGGGCGCATCTTCTGCGGCATTGAAGCGGACAGCTTCGGCTGGCACGAGAGCGTGTGCGGCACGCTGAACGCGCCGCAAACTGCCGCACTTTTTGGTGCCAGCGATTATCAGCAGGCACGTAATCAGCGCCATCAAAATGGCTACGACAGCTTCCTGGTGGAGCTGGCGAAATATGGTCTCGGCAAGCGTGATATGGCCGCCTGCATCAACTTTTTCGCCCAGGTACGCGCCGACGACAACGGCACGCTGCAACGGGAACAGCAGGGTGCTGCCGGGGCGCAGGTCCGGCTGCGTTTCGCCATGGATACTCTGGTGGTGTTGCATACCTGCCCGCATCCGCTCACCCCGGCAGGTGATTATCCGTACCCGCCACTGGGATTGCAGATCGATGCGCAGCGCGCGCCGCTGCCGGAGATTTGCCTGCAACGCGCCGAAAACCAGCGCGGCCTGCGTAATAACGCCCTTTATCAATTGCAGGGAGAGTTGTGA
- a CDS encoding urea amidolyase associated protein UAAP2 yields MIKESLLNPAEAHFQQQIGAGDYWLYRIEKGATLRITDLEGNQAADTLFFNADDTAERYSMSDTLRGQQNVFLTAGSVLRSNDDRPMLTLVADTCGRHDTLGGACATESNTVRYDLEKRHMHACRDSWMLAVVEHPEYGLTRRDITHNINFFMNVPVTHEGGLTFADGISAPGKYVEMVAEMNILVLISNCPQLNNPCNGYNPTPILVNVW; encoded by the coding sequence ATGATCAAAGAAAGTTTACTGAATCCTGCCGAGGCGCATTTTCAGCAGCAGATTGGTGCCGGTGATTACTGGCTGTATCGCATCGAAAAAGGCGCGACGCTGCGTATCACCGATCTGGAAGGCAATCAGGCGGCGGATACGTTGTTCTTCAACGCCGATGATACGGCTGAGCGCTACAGCATGAGCGACACGCTGCGCGGCCAGCAAAATGTGTTTCTGACGGCGGGCAGCGTGCTGCGTTCCAATGACGATCGTCCGATGCTGACCCTCGTTGCTGACACCTGTGGCCGCCACGATACCCTCGGCGGGGCCTGTGCTACGGAGAGCAACACCGTGCGTTATGACCTGGAGAAACGGCATATGCACGCCTGTCGTGACAGCTGGATGCTGGCCGTGGTGGAACACCCCGAATATGGCCTGACGCGCCGCGATATCACCCATAACATCAACTTTTTTATGAACGTACCGGTGACGCACGAAGGCGGGCTGACCTTTGCCGATGGTATTTCAGCGCCGGGTAAATATGTCGAGATGGTGGCGGAGATGAACATCCTGGTGCTGATCTCCAACTGCCCGCAGCTCAACAACCCCTGTAACGGTTACAACCCGACGCCGATTTTAGTCAACGTGTGGTGA
- a CDS encoding ABC transporter permease has translation MRKLINYQPLPMGRLLLGVLPLLALLLVYLFASDARLSLNAADKLLPGFNAMGDAINRMAFQPSPRTGEYLLWTDTAASLMRLLSGVLISAMLALAIGLFTGALPVVRAVLAPLVTLFALVPPLAILPILFICFGLGEVSKVVLIVIGITPLIARDLQLQVEKIPREQLVKAQTLGGNSAQILWRVILPQLMPRLFDAVRLSLSSAWLFLIAAEAIVATEGLGYRIFLMRRYLAMDVILPYVAWITLLAFALDLLLRLISRRCWPWYYAK, from the coding sequence ATGCGTAAACTGATTAACTATCAACCGCTGCCGATGGGCCGCCTGTTGCTCGGTGTGCTGCCGCTGCTGGCGTTGCTGCTGGTGTATCTGTTCGCGTCGGATGCGCGTCTGAGCCTCAACGCGGCGGATAAGTTGCTGCCGGGGTTCAACGCCATGGGTGACGCCATCAACCGGATGGCGTTTCAGCCCAGCCCGCGTACCGGGGAGTATCTGCTGTGGACCGACACCGCCGCCAGCCTGATGCGTCTGCTGAGCGGCGTGTTAATCAGCGCCATGCTGGCGCTGGCGATTGGTCTGTTCACCGGTGCGTTGCCGGTGGTGCGTGCGGTGCTGGCTCCGCTGGTGACGCTGTTCGCCCTGGTGCCGCCGCTGGCGATTCTGCCGATTCTGTTTATCTGCTTTGGCCTCGGTGAAGTGTCGAAAGTGGTGCTGATTGTCATCGGCATCACCCCGTTGATTGCCCGTGATTTACAACTCCAGGTGGAGAAAATCCCGCGTGAGCAGCTGGTGAAGGCGCAGACGCTGGGCGGCAATAGCGCACAGATTTTGTGGCGGGTGATCCTGCCACAGCTGATGCCGCGTCTGTTCGATGCGGTGCGCCTGTCACTCAGCTCAGCGTGGCTGTTCCTGATCGCTGCGGAAGCCATCGTTGCCACCGAAGGACTGGGTTACCGCATCTTCCTGATGCGTCGTTATCTGGCGATGGATGTGATTTTGCCTTACGTCGCCTGGATTACCCTGCTGGCCTTTGCCCTCGACCTGCTGCTGCGGCTGATTAGCCGTCGCTGCTGGCCGTGGTATTACGCCAAATAA
- a CDS encoding putative urea ABC transporter substrate-binding protein, whose translation MIKACLRVLLLCTIALFSVNTLAAAKPSFKICWSIYAGWMPWDYAQQNGIVKKWADKYGIDIQFVQVNDYIESVNQYTAGGFDGCTMTNMDALTIPATGGVDSTALIVGDYSNGNDGILLKGADSVAALKGKPINLVQLSVSHYLLARALEKSGMSEKDVKVVNTADADLVAAFGTPDVNSIVTWNPLLAEAKKVPNSHLIFSSAQIPGEILDLLVVNTNTLKKYPQLGKALTGAWYETLKTMSGPGATAVAARTQMAQASGTDLAGFDQQLAATHLFGDGKTTLDFVDSPQLKATMQLVAEFSFKHGLLGEAAPSADVVGVETPAGNWGNAGNIKLRFIDTYTKLAAAGQL comes from the coding sequence ATGATCAAAGCCTGTCTCCGTGTGCTGTTGCTTTGTACCATCGCGCTGTTCAGCGTTAACACGCTGGCCGCCGCCAAACCCTCCTTCAAGATTTGCTGGTCCATTTATGCAGGCTGGATGCCGTGGGATTACGCCCAGCAGAATGGCATCGTCAAAAAATGGGCCGATAAATACGGCATCGACATCCAGTTTGTGCAGGTCAACGACTATATCGAGTCGGTCAACCAATACACCGCAGGCGGCTTTGATGGCTGCACCATGACCAACATGGATGCGCTGACCATTCCGGCCACCGGCGGTGTCGACAGCACCGCGCTGATCGTCGGCGACTATTCCAACGGCAACGACGGCATCCTGCTGAAAGGCGCGGATAGTGTGGCGGCGCTGAAAGGCAAACCGATCAATCTGGTGCAACTGTCGGTATCCCATTACCTGCTGGCGCGGGCGCTGGAGAAATCCGGCATGAGCGAAAAAGATGTCAAAGTGGTCAACACCGCCGATGCCGATCTGGTGGCGGCTTTTGGCACGCCAGACGTCAACTCAATTGTTACCTGGAACCCACTGCTGGCAGAGGCGAAGAAAGTGCCGAACAGCCATCTGATCTTCTCCTCGGCGCAGATTCCGGGCGAAATCCTCGACCTGCTGGTGGTCAACACCAACACCCTGAAGAAGTACCCGCAGCTGGGCAAAGCGCTGACCGGGGCCTGGTATGAAACCCTGAAAACCATGTCTGGCCCAGGTGCGACCGCAGTTGCGGCACGCACGCAAATGGCGCAGGCATCCGGCACCGACCTCGCCGGTTTCGACCAGCAGCTGGCCGCCACCCATCTGTTCGGTGATGGCAAAACCACTCTCGATTTCGTCGATAGCCCGCAGCTGAAAGCCACAATGCAGCTGGTGGCGGAGTTCTCCTTCAAACATGGCTTGCTGGGCGAGGCTGCGCCGAGTGCCGATGTGGTGGGGGTGGAAACACCGGCGGGTAACTGGGGTAACGCGGGCAACATCAAACTGCGCTTTATCGATACCTACACCAAACTGGCGGCCGCAGGCCAGCTGTAA